A window from Glandiceps talaboti chromosome 15, keGlaTala1.1, whole genome shotgun sequence encodes these proteins:
- the LOC144446669 gene encoding PRELI domain-containing protein 1, mitochondrial-like: protein MKYYAGSSFFKYSWDQVVTAFFQRYPNPRSKHVLTEDVLCRYVKDNKLISKKLYSKTNKLPRWGEMLVPGPKQICIVEESIVDPVAKTLTTYTHNIGYLRSVMTVEERCEYSIDTENRKCTAVKKEAWVTSSIYGFSHALQAFGVERFKKNTANAEKGFLHVLERLYGQDKMHDLSATERKLKETAKNATTKAKDMAAKAGIIQ from the exons ATGAAATATTACGCTGGTTCATCTTTCTTCAAATACAGCTGGGACCAAGTTGTTACAGCATTTTTCCAACGATATCCAAACCCAAGAAG CAAACATGTCTTAACAGAAGATGTTCTATGTCGATATGTCAAAGACAACAAACTGATCAGTAAGAAATTATATTCCAAAACAAACAAGCTTCCAAGATGGGGTGAAATGCTTGTACCTGGACCAAAGCAGATATGTATCGTGGAAGAATCTATTGTAGACCCAGTAGCAAAGACACTTACAACGTACACACATAATATAGGATATCTCAGATCTGTCATG ACTGTGGAAGAGAGATGTGAATATAGTATTGATACAGAAAATAGGAAATGTACTGCAGTTAAAAAAGAAGCCTGGGTTACCTCCAGTATATATGGATTCTCACATGCCCTTCAAGCTTTCGGAGTAGAGCGTTTCAAGAAAAATACAGCCAACGCAGAAAAAGGTTTCCTGCATGTTTTGGAGAGGTTGTATGGCCAAGATAAAATGCATGATTTGTCAGCAACGGAAAGGAAGCTCAAAGAGACTGCCAAAAATGCTACCACCAAAGCAAAAGACATGGCTGCAAAAGCCGGTATTATCCAGTAA
- the LOC144446345 gene encoding cellular retinoic acid-binding protein 1-like, with protein sequence MSDALRPFLGTWVHHHDSDMDDVIEVLMQGLALPLPVARVVASSNHKIQFIQDGQFYIVKAIFDGHNMMFKFMPGEPFNEMYNPMGKTRKAIANMEDGKLKIKALDEKDKYTSTWEVNGDQMVLTLVDDDEVAIRYFNR encoded by the coding sequence ATGTCTGACGCATTAAGGCCTTTCCTTGGTACATGGGTCCACCACCACGATTCGGACATGGACGATGTTATTGAAGTATTAATGCAGGGCTTGGCTTTACCATTGCCAGTGGCGAGAGTAGTGGCATCTTCCAAccacaaaatacaatttattcaAGACGGTCAATTTTACATCGTGAAAGCGATTTTCGATGGACACAACATGATGTTTAAGTTCATGCCCGGAGAACCattcaatgaaatgtacaaccCGATGGGGAAAACTCGTAAAGCCATCGCGAATATGGAAGATGGAAAGTTAAAAATTAAAGCATTGGATGAAAAGGATAAATATACATCGACGTGGGAAGTGAACGGAGACCAGATGGTACTTACTTTAGTGGATGATGACGAAGTCGCTATCAGGTATTTCAATCGTTGA